The DNA sequence TGAATTGTTTCCTTAAATTCACGCGCTTTTCTAAGCGATTTTTTTATGGAGAGGTGGCCGAGCGGCTGAAGGCAGCTGCCTGCTAAGCAGTTGTACGAGGAATCGTACCCCGGGTTCGAATCCCGGCCTCTCCGCTTGATGTTTACGGTTTACATACTACAAAGCGAAGAAGATTTTGGCTATTACATTGGTTATACGGAGGACTTGGAGCGAAGACTTTCCGAACACAATGGTGGGAAAACACGATCATTACGTCATCGACTGCCGATGAAAGTGGTTTATACAGAAATTTACCAGACAAAAAAAGAAGCAAAAGCGCGTGAAGTACAGATTAAGTCTTACAAAGGCGGGAAAGCATTTCAGGAATTAATAATTCCGGGTTCGCCCCGCCATCGGCGGGATTAGTCCCGCCCC is a window from the Candidatus Marinimicrobia bacterium CG08_land_8_20_14_0_20_45_22 genome containing:
- a CDS encoding endonuclease, with amino-acid sequence MFTVYILQSEEDFGYYIGYTEDLERRLSEHNGGKTRSLRHRLPMKVVYTEIYQTKKEAKAREVQIKSYKGGKAFQELIIPGSPRHRRD